TACTCATACCAGCCTGACGTAACCTTTGAGCCAAAACATCACCTAAAGCAGTAGCAGGAGTCAAAATCCCTCCCCGATTTTTACCACCCGGTAGTTCATCACTTTGCAATGCCAAACTCAAAGCAGATTCACACAAGAATTTGACCGTCGCCCGGTTGCCCGGATCTCCACGATCCTGTATTAATCCTCGCACCGTGCGTCCATCAATGGCAGTACCCACCAGTTCGCAGGAAAACCAGCCCTCATTCATCGTTTGCTCAGAAGGGCCACTGCCCGGTTGGGGTAGGAAAGGTTGTAAGAGCGATCGCAATTGCGGTTGTTGCACAATACCCGTAAACAAGCCAACTCCTGCGATAGTACCCATTGCCTTTAACCTCGAGCCTTATCGAGGAATAACACAATTTTTGTTGGATTGGTGCATTACATCCGAGCAAATTCCACAAGAGTTTCTTCCGGCTATAATCCAAGGAATTAAACTGGCAGCTGGCGCGGGATTAGGGGAATGCAAACCGGTTATCAATCTGCGTCTTCTGTTGATTGATGGCTTTTACCATGCGGTTGATTCAAGAGCGCGATCTTATCAAG
This window of the Aerosakkonema funiforme FACHB-1375 genome carries:
- a CDS encoding saccharopine dehydrogenase family protein, which codes for MGTIAGVGLFTGIVQQPQLRSLLQPFLPQPGSGPSEQTMNEGWFSCELVGTAIDGRTVRGLIQDRGDPGNRATVKFLCESALSLALQSDELPGGKNRGGILTPATALGDVLAQRLRQAGMSIEVGI